From Candidatus Aegiribacteria sp., one genomic window encodes:
- the gltX gene encoding glutamate--tRNA ligase, with amino-acid sequence MTVQEVRTRLAPSPTGDPHVGTAYQALFGYVWARKNNGSFILRIEDTDRERSSPEYEKSIIDSLRWLGLEWDEGPEIGGQFGPYRQSERLEIYQEYINRLVAEGYAYPCFCTKERLAELRKDCQKSGAGSGYDRKCRAIPPEEATRRIEAGENFVVRMKVPLEGKCVFVDLLRGKIEKDWESIDDQVIMKADGYPTYHLAVVVDDHLMKISHIIRGEEWINSVPKHVLLYQYFGWEPPVYCHLPLLRNKDKSKLSKRKNPVSIEWYRKNGILPEALLNFIGMLGWHLSDDKEKFSVEEMIENFRLEDISLGGPVFDLDKLLWLNGKYIREDFTTEQLLERLVEWGLNRDHFRKILEISKGRLNALSDWGEMTSHFFCGKVPLSAEDLILKDLSETQSCEILQIVLWELEGMLSFSKECIYESFKKVADKLDIKMKHLTQPFYVAMSGKKVSTPLFDTMEILGSDMSRMRIRYAIDEMGGLSKKAMKKLEKRYQEEFRNN; translated from the coding sequence ATGACTGTTCAAGAAGTAAGAACTCGACTGGCTCCGTCTCCCACCGGTGATCCCCATGTGGGTACCGCCTATCAGGCTCTCTTCGGGTACGTCTGGGCCAGAAAGAACAATGGATCTTTTATTCTTAGAATAGAGGATACTGACAGAGAGCGATCTTCACCCGAATACGAGAAATCGATAATCGATTCACTAAGGTGGCTCGGTCTGGAATGGGATGAAGGTCCTGAGATCGGCGGGCAATTCGGACCGTATCGGCAAAGTGAAAGGCTGGAAATATACCAGGAGTATATCAACAGGCTTGTTGCGGAGGGGTATGCGTATCCATGCTTCTGCACGAAGGAACGTCTCGCAGAACTGAGGAAAGATTGTCAGAAGTCAGGGGCAGGCAGCGGCTATGACCGTAAATGCAGAGCCATTCCTCCGGAGGAAGCCACCAGGAGAATTGAAGCAGGTGAGAATTTCGTTGTTCGGATGAAGGTTCCTCTTGAGGGAAAATGTGTATTTGTTGACCTGCTGAGAGGAAAAATAGAGAAGGACTGGGAATCGATTGACGATCAGGTGATTATGAAAGCTGATGGATACCCGACATATCACCTTGCCGTCGTCGTTGATGACCACCTGATGAAGATCTCTCATATCATCAGAGGTGAAGAGTGGATAAATTCCGTACCGAAACATGTTCTGCTCTATCAGTACTTCGGATGGGAACCGCCGGTATACTGCCATCTACCTCTGCTCCGGAACAAGGATAAAAGTAAACTCTCGAAAAGAAAGAATCCTGTCTCGATTGAATGGTACAGAAAGAACGGTATCCTTCCCGAAGCCCTGCTTAACTTCATCGGTATGCTGGGCTGGCATCTGTCAGATGACAAAGAGAAATTCTCTGTCGAAGAGATGATCGAGAATTTCAGACTGGAGGATATCAGCCTTGGAGGACCTGTCTTCGACCTGGATAAACTCCTGTGGCTTAACGGTAAGTACATCAGAGAGGATTTCACAACAGAGCAGCTTCTTGAAAGACTGGTTGAATGGGGATTGAACAGAGATCACTTCAGAAAAATACTTGAAATTTCAAAAGGGAGGCTGAATGCCCTTTCCGACTGGGGAGAGATGACGAGTCATTTCTTCTGCGGCAAGGTTCCGCTCTCTGCCGAAGATCTTATTCTGAAGGATCTGTCAGAAACGCAATCGTGCGAGATCCTGCAGATCGTTCTCTGGGAACTCGAGGGGATGCTGTCATTCAGCAAGGAATGCATTTACGAATCCTTCAAAAAGGTCGCAGACAAACTGGATATAAAGATGAAGCATCTCACCCAGCCATTTTACGTCGCGATGAGCGGGAAGAAGGTTTCTACCCCTCTATTTGACACAATGGAAATTCTCGGCAGCGACATGAGCCGAATGC
- a CDS encoding DUF4372 domain-containing protein, with product MIRNLSFFSQVLQQLSRNIFSGHVKRCKTERNAKGFTSWTHLVSMLFCHLARAESLREICNGLAGMANKVYEFHLKRMFLYYDYVQIQLSFRSILN from the coding sequence ATGATAAGGAATCTTAGTTTCTTCAGCCAGGTACTTCAGCAGCTTTCACGCAATATCTTCAGTGGACATGTAAAACGTTGTAAGACAGAACGTAATGCAAAAGGGTTCACTTCGTGGACCCATCTTGTATCAATGCTGTTCTGTCATTTAGCAAGAGCGGAATCGCTTCGTGAGATTTGTAACGGTCTCGCGGGAATGGCGAACAAAGTATATGAGTTTCATTTGAAGCGGATGTTCCTTTATTATGACTATGTTCAAATCCAACTTTCCTTTAGAAGCATCCTGAATTAA
- the sucC gene encoding ADP-forming succinate--CoA ligase subunit beta, whose product MKLEEFQAKKLFREHGIPTPAGIMVTSAVEAETAAQEIGCPVVIKAQVQAGGRGKAGGVKLAENPAEARRAADAILGMKIKDLVVQRVLVDPAVSIAGEYYIGITIDRRKKIPVMMASASGGVDIERVASETPEKIIFQDINPERGLRSFEAKQVAFQLFDDKKKALATSAIMVKLWKCFRNVDASLAEINPLAELSDGSILALDAKIVLDENAMYKHLELEELRLPTPSEEKELEATRHGLSYVQLDGEIGCMVNGAGLAMATMDIIKHLGGTPANFLDIGGSSSPEKVVHAMELLVSDKNVKAIFINVFGGITRCDDVANGLVKALGQINTDLPLVVRLTGTNEEEGRKILSDFGISATGDMTEGALKAINLAAMGGGS is encoded by the coding sequence ATGAAACTCGAAGAATTTCAGGCAAAGAAACTGTTCAGAGAACATGGCATCCCCACTCCTGCCGGGATAATGGTGACCTCAGCAGTTGAAGCGGAGACCGCTGCTCAGGAAATTGGATGCCCCGTTGTGATCAAAGCTCAGGTTCAGGCAGGCGGAAGAGGAAAAGCCGGGGGTGTAAAACTCGCTGAGAATCCTGCTGAAGCCCGCAGGGCAGCAGATGCAATACTTGGAATGAAAATAAAAGATCTTGTGGTTCAAAGGGTGCTTGTGGATCCTGCAGTATCAATTGCAGGTGAATACTACATTGGCATAACAATTGACAGAAGAAAGAAAATCCCGGTGATGATGGCTTCCGCATCCGGAGGAGTCGACATAGAGAGAGTCGCTTCGGAAACACCTGAAAAGATCATTTTCCAGGACATCAATCCTGAGAGAGGTTTGCGATCGTTTGAAGCTAAACAGGTAGCTTTCCAGTTGTTTGATGATAAAAAAAAGGCTCTGGCAACATCAGCAATAATGGTGAAGCTCTGGAAGTGTTTCAGGAATGTAGACGCATCTCTTGCGGAGATCAACCCGCTCGCTGAGCTTTCGGACGGTTCCATTCTTGCTCTCGATGCGAAAATAGTACTGGATGAAAATGCCATGTACAAACATCTTGAACTGGAAGAGTTAAGGCTGCCTACTCCATCCGAGGAGAAGGAACTTGAAGCAACCAGACACGGATTGAGCTATGTGCAACTCGATGGAGAAATTGGCTGCATGGTGAACGGAGCCGGTCTTGCCATGGCTACTATGGATATCATCAAGCATCTGGGAGGAACACCTGCGAATTTCCTCGATATTGGAGGCAGTTCCAGCCCGGAAAAGGTTGTTCATGCAATGGAGCTTCTGGTATCAGATAAAAACGTGAAAGCTATTTTCATAAATGTTTTCGGCGGTATTACACGTTGTGACGATGTCGCAAACGGGCTTGTCAAAGCTCTGGGACAGATAAATACGGACCTGCCCCTTGTTGTTCGGCTTACAGGAACAAATGAAGAGGAAGGGAGAAAAATTCTTTCCGATTTCGGCATAAGTGCAACAGGAGACATGACCGAAGGAGCTCTTAAGGCGATTAACCTTGCCGCAATGGGGGGTGGCAGCTGA
- the sucD gene encoding succinate--CoA ligase subunit alpha, translated as MSILINQLTRVMVQGLGRDGSFHAVEMKKYGTNVVAGVHPGKGGTYLEGFPVFNTAQEAVEETEAECSVIFVPAPFAEDAILAAANAGINLVVAVTEGIPVLDVSGVLMELNELGTRLIGPNSPGLISPGESKVGIMPGGIFQRGPVGVISRSGTLTYEVVNQLTAAGFGQSTAIGMGGDPIIGMKYNDYLELLESDGDTEAVVIVGEIGGSDEQDAAAFVKEKITKPVVGYIVGRSAPPGKRMGHAGAIVEGASGTAAAKVEVLRDHGIPVADTVEHIVKLISEKLGG; from the coding sequence ATGAGCATACTGATAAATCAACTTACACGGGTAATGGTTCAGGGTCTTGGCCGTGACGGATCCTTTCACGCGGTGGAAATGAAAAAGTACGGGACGAACGTCGTTGCCGGAGTGCATCCGGGAAAAGGCGGGACATATCTTGAAGGATTTCCGGTGTTCAACACCGCACAGGAAGCTGTTGAGGAAACCGAAGCTGAATGCAGCGTGATTTTTGTACCTGCGCCCTTTGCCGAGGACGCGATTCTGGCTGCTGCGAACGCCGGGATAAATCTTGTAGTTGCTGTCACGGAAGGAATCCCTGTTCTGGATGTGTCAGGCGTTCTGATGGAACTGAATGAACTTGGAACTCGTCTGATTGGTCCGAACAGCCCCGGTCTTATCTCACCGGGGGAATCAAAAGTCGGAATCATGCCTGGAGGAATATTTCAACGCGGACCTGTAGGCGTTATCTCCAGAAGCGGAACGCTTACATACGAAGTCGTTAATCAGCTTACCGCTGCCGGTTTCGGGCAATCAACCGCTATCGGCATGGGCGGAGACCCGATTATCGGCATGAAGTACAACGACTATTTAGAACTGCTCGAAAGCGATGGAGACACTGAAGCTGTAGTAATTGTTGGAGAAATAGGCGGTTCTGATGAGCAGGATGCCGCAGCCTTCGTTAAAGAAAAAATCACGAAACCGGTTGTCGGTTACATTGTTGGAAGAAGCGCACCCCCCGGAAAGAGAATGGGGCATGCGGGTGCAATTGTTGAAGGTGCTTCCGGCACTGCAGCGGCGAAGGTTGAAGTTCTCAGAGATCATGGTATACCTGTTGCGGATACAGTCGAGCACATTGTTAAACTAATCAGTGAGAAGCTGGGAGGTTGA
- a CDS encoding fumarate hydratase, which translates to MREIDVASVIKAVKDLSISTNIYLGDDVKNALREALKKEESPLGREILQVILENHEISEREKMPICQDTGVAIVFLEVGQEVHFIGGALEDAINEGVRQGYAEGYLRKSIVDDPVLKRKNTNDNTPAIIYTRIVPGDKVRIQFAPKGGGAENMSEVRMMTAAHGIEGVKDFVVDRVSRSGGNPCPPIVVGVGIGGSFERCAMLAKEALFRTIGEPNPDPEFNEVEKELLRRINNLGIGPQGLGGRTTALAVHIKTVPCHIASMPVAVNIQCHVSRHGETII; encoded by the coding sequence TTGAGAGAAATTGACGTTGCTTCCGTCATAAAAGCGGTCAAAGATCTCAGCATCAGCACGAATATCTATCTCGGTGATGACGTGAAGAATGCACTGAGAGAAGCTCTTAAAAAGGAAGAGTCTCCTCTTGGGCGGGAGATTCTCCAGGTGATTCTGGAGAATCATGAGATATCTGAGCGTGAGAAAATGCCAATCTGTCAGGATACAGGAGTAGCAATTGTGTTCCTGGAGGTCGGTCAGGAAGTTCATTTCATCGGAGGAGCCCTTGAAGATGCCATAAACGAAGGTGTGCGGCAAGGTTACGCTGAAGGTTACCTTCGCAAATCCATCGTCGATGATCCTGTGTTGAAGAGGAAAAACACAAACGACAATACACCTGCGATCATTTACACAAGGATTGTACCGGGAGACAAAGTAAGGATACAGTTCGCTCCCAAGGGCGGCGGCGCGGAGAATATGAGCGAAGTTCGCATGATGACAGCGGCGCATGGTATTGAAGGAGTAAAGGATTTCGTTGTTGACAGAGTATCGAGATCCGGTGGTAATCCCTGTCCTCCAATAGTAGTAGGTGTTGGAATAGGAGGGAGTTTCGAGCGATGCGCCATGCTCGCGAAAGAGGCTCTTTTCCGGACAATTGGTGAACCCAATCCGGATCCCGAATTCAACGAGGTTGAAAAGGAGCTTCTTCGAAGGATAAATAACCTCGGTATTGGACCACAGGGGCTCGGCGGAAGGACAACCGCTCTTGCTGTACATATTAAGACTGTTCCATGTCATATTGCTTCCATGCCTGTTGCTGTTAACATTCAATGCCATGTCAGTCGGCATGGCGAAACAATAATCTAG